The following proteins are co-located in the Trichormus variabilis 0441 genome:
- a CDS encoding TniB family NTP-binding protein, translating into MTNEEIQQEIERLRQPDILNLEQVKRFSSWLDERRKLRKPGRAVGESGLGKTTASLFYTYQNRAAKIPNQNPVAPVLYVELIGSSCSPSLLFKTIIETLKFKAKGGTENQLRERAWYLIKQCKVEMLIIDEAHRLQFKTLTDVTDLSDKVKIIPILVGTSSRLDALISKNEQVGGRFAAYFSFEQLSGANFIKTVKIWEQQILKLPEPSNLAENQEIITILQAKTAGQIRLLDQILRDAAVKALESGVNKIDKSLLNSIEGDYSLVAS; encoded by the coding sequence ATGACAAACGAAGAAATACAGCAAGAGATTGAACGGCTTAGACAACCAGATATTTTAAACCTCGAACAAGTAAAAAGATTTAGTTCTTGGTTAGATGAAAGAAGAAAGTTACGAAAACCCGGTAGAGCAGTAGGAGAGTCAGGACTGGGTAAAACTACAGCTTCTCTTTTTTATACTTACCAAAATAGAGCGGCTAAAATCCCCAATCAAAACCCAGTCGCGCCCGTACTATATGTAGAGCTAATAGGTAGTTCTTGCAGCCCATCTCTTTTGTTTAAAACTATTATTGAAACTCTAAAATTTAAGGCTAAGGGTGGCACTGAAAATCAACTGAGAGAACGGGCATGGTATTTGATTAAACAATGTAAAGTAGAAATGTTAATTATTGATGAAGCCCATCGTCTTCAATTTAAAACACTCACAGATGTTACAGATTTATCTGATAAGGTAAAAATTATTCCAATTTTAGTAGGTACAAGTAGCAGATTAGATGCCTTAATTAGTAAAAATGAGCAAGTTGGTGGACGTTTTGCAGCATACTTCAGTTTTGAACAACTTTCAGGCGCTAACTTTATAAAAACGGTAAAGATTTGGGAACAGCAAATTCTGAAACTACCTGAGCCATCAAATTTAGCAGAGAATCAAGAAATCATAACTATTTTACAGGCAAAAACTGCTGGGCAAATTAGATTACTAGACCAAATTCTTAGAGATGCAGCAGTAAAAGCATTAGAATCTGGTGTTAACAAAATTGATAAGTCACTTTTAAATAGTATTGAAGGTGATTATTCATTAGTGGCAAGCTAA
- a CDS encoding (2Fe-2S) ferredoxin domain-containing protein, producing MTNITQPSNSPLTEPSTPRCVRVCQHRTCKKQGAKEVLRAFAVLPVVDVTVTGSGCLGQCGNGPMVLILPDMVWYSGIQPHEVPLLVEQHLLGGQKVQQMLYYRFHPQG from the coding sequence ATGACTAACATTACGCAACCATCAAACTCGCCTTTAACAGAGCCTTCCACTCCTAGATGTGTACGCGTATGTCAACATCGCACCTGTAAAAAACAAGGTGCAAAAGAGGTGTTAAGAGCTTTTGCAGTTTTACCTGTTGTAGATGTGACTGTAACAGGTAGTGGTTGTTTAGGTCAGTGTGGAAACGGGCCGATGGTGCTGATTTTACCCGATATGGTTTGGTATAGCGGCATTCAACCTCATGAAGTACCTCTATTGGTAGAACAACACCTGCTAGGTGGTCAAAAAGTCCAGCAGATGCTTTATTATCGGTTTCATCCCCAGGGATAA
- a CDS encoding adenosine deaminase, translating to MALYAELHRHLGGSVVPRVLWRYFERHSSELISRFAEYPEFEDFYTRPRNTLDEYLELHTLVESVQTVETLPYFIYRLVRGAYIFENLAYLELRYTPYLRTPEHLSQSQRIDKMAEIVKVVGEASSQPEYPIVTSQILCMHTRLPYEVNKAIIDLAGQNKNYVCGIDVAGGDSHYADRLSEWISLYEYARSLGINTTGHFYETPSGCYPQLLPYLMRIGHGIQIPLLYPELLPDVARRGQCLEVCPTTYIQTGTLQDIRQLKLVFDRCFDAGVDIAICTDNAGLHNVRLPFEYENLLTYDIINFEQLQACQDAAFRHAFAWPYGERPASLLNELLQPETTKVLALKD from the coding sequence ATGGCATTATATGCAGAATTGCATAGACACCTGGGTGGTTCTGTTGTCCCCCGTGTCTTATGGCGTTATTTTGAGCGACACTCATCGGAGTTGATTTCCCGGTTTGCCGAGTACCCAGAGTTTGAAGACTTTTATACCCGTCCCCGCAATACCCTAGATGAGTATTTGGAACTGCACACCCTTGTGGAAAGTGTACAAACTGTAGAAACTCTGCCTTACTTTATTTATCGTTTGGTACGGGGTGCCTACATTTTTGAGAATTTGGCTTATCTGGAACTGCGCTACACCCCCTACTTACGGACACCAGAACATCTCAGCCAGTCCCAAAGAATTGACAAGATGGCGGAAATTGTCAAAGTTGTGGGGGAGGCTAGTAGCCAGCCAGAATATCCTATTGTCACCAGCCAAATCTTGTGTATGCACACACGCTTACCTTATGAGGTGAACAAAGCGATTATTGATTTGGCGGGGCAAAACAAAAATTATGTGTGTGGCATAGATGTAGCTGGGGGTGATAGCCATTACGCCGATCGCCTGTCCGAATGGATCAGTTTATATGAGTATGCGCGATCGCTAGGGATTAACACTACTGGACACTTTTACGAAACCCCATCTGGTTGTTACCCCCAACTCCTACCTTACCTGATGCGGATTGGTCACGGTATCCAAATTCCCCTCTTGTATCCAGAGCTACTACCAGATGTAGCTAGGCGTGGTCAGTGTTTAGAAGTTTGTCCCACAACTTATATTCAAACAGGTACTTTACAAGACATCCGCCAACTGAAGTTAGTCTTTGACCGATGTTTTGATGCTGGGGTAGATATTGCCATTTGTACTGATAACGCCGGGCTGCATAATGTACGTTTGCCATTCGAGTATGAAAATCTCTTGACTTACGACATTATCAACTTTGAACAGTTACAAGCTTGTCAGGATGCAGCTTTCCGCCATGCCTTTGCTTGGCCTTATGGTGAACGTCCTGCATCCCTATTGAATGAATTACTACAACCGGAAACTACCAAAGTTTTAGCACTGAAAGACTAA
- a CDS encoding hybrid sensor histidine kinase/response regulator: MGKKFSVIHKLKVLFVLALVVLLTNTVITYSHTTRLMENQPYLYILEHKTLVAFCLVIFVNILLLTYLYKLLCLYITKSQQAEQKIREQTAILNIVNDAVLVGSIDHQIIFWNKGAERLYGWKAEETLGKNITEILYQPSSTKLKSALSTVMSEGEWRGELHQLSKDGEEIIVESRWVLVRDEEGQPKSILSVNTEITPKKQLEAQLLRSQRLESIGTLASGIAHDLNNILTPILMAVQLLQMKLHEPQVQKVLNTLESNVKRGANLLRQVLSFARGIEGKKTIVPVRKLILEIEQIVQQTFSKSIICQTYIPENLWYVSGDTTQLHQVLMNLVLNARDAMPNGGILKITADNVVLSPQGKHYIKLSIEDTGLGIPAKIQKQIFEPFFSTKEVGKGTGLGLSTVLNIIDNHGGSINVQSTEGKGTRFQVYLPALVSNMEIPLADSVEMESPTGNRELILVVDDEAIIREITKSSLEAYNYRVLTASDGEEAISIYTGYQEQISVVLLDMMMPSMDGAIAIRKLQKINPQIKIIAISGLLSEPHESAIANMGVKAFLSKPCTAKELVQTIHTVHTEN; the protein is encoded by the coding sequence ATGGGGAAAAAATTTTCGGTAATTCACAAGCTGAAAGTATTGTTTGTCCTAGCATTGGTAGTTTTATTGACAAACACTGTAATTACTTACAGTCATACTACAAGATTGATGGAAAATCAGCCATATCTCTACATTTTAGAACACAAAACTCTAGTAGCATTTTGTTTAGTAATTTTTGTCAATATTTTATTACTAACCTATTTATATAAATTACTGTGCCTCTATATTACCAAAAGTCAACAGGCAGAGCAGAAGATCCGTGAACAAACTGCCATTTTAAATATAGTTAATGACGCTGTTTTAGTGGGTAGTATCGACCATCAAATTATTTTTTGGAATAAAGGTGCTGAACGTTTGTACGGTTGGAAAGCTGAGGAGACACTTGGAAAAAATATTACAGAAATTTTGTACCAACCAAGCTCAACTAAATTAAAGTCAGCGCTGTCCACCGTAATGAGTGAAGGTGAGTGGCGAGGAGAGTTACATCAACTCAGCAAAGATGGTGAGGAAATTATTGTTGAAAGTCGTTGGGTTTTGGTTAGGGATGAGGAAGGACAACCAAAATCTATTTTAAGTGTAAATACGGAAATTACACCCAAAAAACAACTAGAAGCGCAACTATTGCGATCGCAACGTCTGGAAAGTATTGGTACACTAGCAAGTGGCATTGCTCACGACCTCAACAATATCTTAACTCCTATTTTAATGGCGGTTCAGCTCTTACAAATGAAACTGCATGAACCGCAGGTACAAAAGGTGCTGAATACTTTAGAGAGTAATGTCAAACGGGGCGCAAATTTACTTAGGCAAGTGTTATCTTTTGCACGAGGTATCGAAGGGAAAAAGACAATTGTGCCAGTCAGGAAGCTGATATTAGAAATAGAGCAAATTGTCCAGCAAACATTCTCTAAATCAATTATCTGCCAAACATACATTCCCGAAAATCTTTGGTATGTATCAGGAGATACAACCCAACTACATCAAGTGTTGATGAATTTGGTGTTGAATGCGCGTGATGCCATGCCTAATGGCGGGATATTGAAAATAACGGCTGATAATGTGGTGCTTTCTCCCCAGGGTAAGCACTATATTAAGTTATCTATAGAAGATACGGGTTTAGGTATACCCGCTAAAATTCAAAAGCAAATTTTTGAACCATTCTTTTCTACAAAAGAGGTAGGCAAAGGCACAGGTTTAGGACTGTCTACAGTGCTGAATATTATTGATAATCATGGTGGTTCTATCAATGTGCAGAGTACGGAAGGTAAAGGTACACGATTTCAGGTGTATTTGCCGGCTTTAGTTTCTAATATGGAAATTCCATTAGCTGATTCTGTAGAGATGGAATCGCCTACTGGTAATAGAGAATTAATTTTAGTAGTAGATGATGAAGCCATTATTCGTGAAATTACTAAATCATCTCTAGAAGCATATAATTATCGAGTATTGACTGCTAGTGATGGTGAGGAAGCCATATCAATCTATACAGGATACCAAGAACAAATTAGTGTGGTGTTGTTAGATATGATGATGCCATCAATGGATGGGGCGATCGCTATCCGCAAATTACAAAAGATTAATCCCCAGATCAAAATTATCGCTATTAGTGGGCTGCTATCGGAACCCCATGAGAGTGCAATTGCTAACATGGGAGTAAAGGCATTTTTATCTAAACCCTGCACAGCTAAAGAGTTAGTACAGACAATTCATACTGTCCACACTGAGAATTAA
- a CDS encoding Mu transposase C-terminal domain-containing protein codes for MNYLDVDNQFELEDEDDFLLDDEDADILDFSIEVESLSNDGNSVAEDKLVEFLDQRYLEDSELRLSGEQRLKLEIIRNLREPCDRLTYGKRLEEAAKKLGKSERTVRRLIKSWEEKGIAALAEVPRADKGQVRKSEYWYNLSLKIYKQGNKGDKGDKGDKGSDRMTRTQVAEKVETKAYEFAKKELEAEISKLESQGFRGQDLDWELKKLIKIKEKAEGFKYWSKYGKPPSTRTVERWLKPVEEKRHKSRTSRSPGWHGSEHTIKTRDGQEISIKYTNQVWQIDHTKADILLVDEDGEEIGRPQLTTVIDCYSRCIVGFRLGFAAPSSQVVALALRHAIMPKRYSSEYELRCKWSAYGVPKYVYTDGGKDFRSKHLVEWIANELDFEPILRSKPSDGGIVERPFRTISGLLSEMPGYTGSSVKDRPEGAEKKACISLPELEKLIVGYIVDSYNQKPDARSQANPLTPKQSRIERWEKGLQMPPTLLNDRELDICLMKAAERVVYDNGYLNFSGLRYRGENLGAYAGDKVILRFDPRDITMVLVYGRKNNKEIFLARAYAIGLEAASLSVEEVKYARKKAENSGKGINNISILEEALRRRNFLQQKKNKTKAERRRSEEKRIEKIPQVLTEKKNEQVAVLISQPEDDEPIEKLDLKLLREELGL; via the coding sequence ATGAATTATTTAGATGTAGATAACCAGTTTGAACTGGAAGATGAAGATGACTTTCTTTTGGATGATGAGGATGCAGACATACTCGATTTTTCAATTGAAGTTGAGTCATTGAGTAATGATGGAAACTCTGTAGCAGAAGACAAATTAGTAGAGTTTTTGGATCAGAGATACTTAGAGGACTCAGAACTCAGACTGTCAGGAGAACAAAGACTCAAACTGGAAATAATCCGTAATTTACGTGAACCTTGCGATCGCCTGACTTACGGCAAAAGGTTGGAAGAAGCAGCCAAAAAGCTTGGTAAATCAGAACGAACGGTTAGACGTTTAATTAAGTCTTGGGAAGAAAAAGGTATAGCTGCTTTAGCGGAAGTTCCTAGAGCAGACAAAGGACAGGTACGAAAAAGTGAATACTGGTATAACTTGAGTCTCAAGATTTATAAACAAGGTAATAAAGGTGATAAAGGTGATAAAGGTGATAAAGGAAGCGATCGCATGACTCGCACTCAAGTTGCAGAAAAAGTTGAGACTAAAGCTTATGAATTCGCCAAAAAAGAATTAGAAGCTGAAATATCAAAGTTAGAAAGTCAGGGATTTCGGGGACAAGACTTAGATTGGGAGTTAAAGAAGCTAATAAAAATCAAGGAAAAGGCCGAGGGCTTTAAGTATTGGTCAAAGTATGGCAAACCTCCCAGCACTAGAACAGTAGAAAGATGGCTCAAACCAGTGGAGGAGAAAAGGCATAAGTCGCGCACTAGCCGCAGTCCAGGATGGCACGGTTCTGAACACACAATCAAAACCCGTGATGGTCAAGAAATATCTATTAAGTACACCAATCAGGTTTGGCAAATTGACCATACTAAGGCTGACATTTTATTAGTCGATGAGGATGGTGAGGAGATAGGCCGTCCTCAATTAACGACGGTAATAGATTGTTACTCTCGCTGCATTGTTGGATTCCGTCTAGGTTTTGCTGCACCCAGTTCTCAAGTTGTCGCTTTGGCACTGCGTCATGCAATTATGCCAAAGCGTTACAGTTCGGAGTATGAACTCAGATGTAAGTGGAGTGCTTACGGTGTACCTAAATATGTTTATACGGACGGTGGTAAAGATTTTCGCTCAAAACATTTAGTGGAATGGATTGCTAACGAATTAGATTTTGAACCAATCCTAAGAAGTAAACCTTCAGATGGTGGCATTGTAGAACGACCATTTAGAACTATAAGTGGTCTACTTTCTGAAATGCCGGGTTACACGGGGTCAAGTGTCAAAGACCGTCCAGAGGGAGCTGAAAAGAAAGCTTGTATAAGTCTTCCTGAACTGGAAAAACTAATTGTTGGTTACATTGTTGATAGCTATAACCAAAAACCTGATGCCCGAAGTCAAGCCAACCCTCTAACTCCCAAACAAAGTCGGATTGAGCGTTGGGAAAAAGGACTGCAAATGCCTCCTACTTTGCTGAACGATAGAGAACTTGATATTTGTTTAATGAAGGCAGCAGAGCGGGTTGTATATGACAATGGTTATCTTAATTTTTCTGGTCTTCGTTACAGGGGAGAAAATTTAGGAGCTTACGCAGGCGACAAAGTGATCTTAAGGTTCGACCCCAGAGATATCACTATGGTTTTAGTATATGGTCGAAAAAATAATAAAGAAATATTTTTAGCGCGTGCTTACGCTATTGGTTTAGAAGCAGCAAGCCTATCAGTTGAAGAAGTTAAATACGCACGTAAAAAAGCAGAAAATAGTGGTAAAGGTATAAATAATATTTCAATTTTAGAAGAGGCTCTCAGACGCAGAAACTTTTTGCAACAGAAGAAAAATAAAACTAAAGCTGAACGTCGCCGTTCTGAAGAGAAACGTATAGAGAAAATACCACAAGTCTTGACAGAAAAGAAAAATGAACAGGTTGCGGTATTAATATCTCAACCCGAAGACGATGAGCCAATAGAAAAATTGGATTTGAAATTATTGCGTGAAGAGCTGGGTTTGTAA
- a CDS encoding DUF3040 domain-containing protein, with the protein MKFPNDRHQELEQRERILREKEVELRLREIEQQISPNDATFHKTVKHQPEQKPWIKKVILGAKLFALAVAALVAVRIASALAGLIIIAILGWVSYQLFFVSQRK; encoded by the coding sequence ATGAAATTTCCAAACGATCGCCATCAAGAACTGGAACAACGGGAACGGATACTGCGGGAGAAGGAAGTAGAATTGCGGTTAAGAGAAATAGAACAGCAAATTTCTCCCAACGACGCAACTTTTCATAAAACAGTCAAGCACCAACCAGAACAAAAACCCTGGATTAAAAAAGTAATTCTGGGCGCAAAGTTGTTTGCTTTAGCTGTGGCGGCGTTAGTTGCAGTGAGGATTGCTTCGGCTTTAGCCGGGTTAATTATTATTGCAATTTTAGGGTGGGTATCTTACCAGCTATTTTTTGTATCTCAAAGAAAATAA
- a CDS encoding DUF5331 domain-containing protein, whose product MDIQELRQSLKIKWLSYYEQNRSWLVKMKVWATYNGLRRPSSGFILATLSVLEPQFEQTLAFIMELNNNPDEIVAALGLNFNPDVELRLTESHTNQEKQQTESEAISLNEFALKNVSHKQHWENQPVLSLVDKPLRSLAETQEADDTHQLKPAILSLRNAQTAISYNTSKVNAVSSNSQLGRSPAIHRRSSPSVTIETPDKTKPLPSLRLALATESHRNGKAVRVLEIITNVSSQPKTLPSPTIATEVTQNGQYANQQTPAPSHKVQPSLGSNASSLASWMDEFCQGTGCKGVGV is encoded by the coding sequence ATGGACATTCAGGAGCTGCGTCAATCTTTAAAGATCAAGTGGCTGAGTTATTACGAGCAAAATCGTTCTTGGTTAGTCAAAATGAAGGTCTGGGCTACTTATAATGGTTTGCGGCGACCTTCCTCTGGATTTATTTTGGCAACGCTATCTGTTTTAGAACCACAGTTTGAACAGACACTTGCTTTTATTATGGAACTGAATAATAACCCCGATGAGATTGTTGCTGCTTTGGGTCTGAATTTTAATCCCGATGTTGAATTACGTTTAACAGAATCTCACACCAACCAGGAAAAACAGCAGACAGAAAGCGAAGCCATCTCATTAAATGAATTCGCCCTCAAGAATGTTTCCCATAAACAACATTGGGAAAACCAACCTGTTTTGTCACTGGTAGATAAACCTTTGCGATCGCTTGCAGAAACTCAGGAGGCTGATGATACACATCAACTTAAACCGGCAATTCTCTCTTTGAGAAATGCTCAAACAGCAATCAGCTACAATACATCTAAGGTAAACGCAGTTTCTAGCAATTCTCAACTAGGGCGATCGCCTGCAATTCATCGTAGGTCATCACCATCTGTAACTATAGAAACTCCTGATAAAACTAAACCTCTACCATCTTTAAGATTAGCTTTAGCTACCGAATCTCACCGTAATGGTAAAGCGGTGAGAGTACTAGAAATTATCACTAATGTTTCAAGTCAGCCAAAAACTCTACCATCACCAACAATAGCTACGGAAGTTACCCAAAACGGACAATACGCAAATCAACAAACACCAGCACCTAGCCACAAAGTCCAGCCATCACTTGGTAGTAATGCCAGTAGTCTAGCTTCTTGGATGGATGAGTTTTGTCAGGGTACTGGGTGTAAGGGTGTAGGGGTGTAG
- a CDS encoding cysteine synthase A has translation MDIKNGFVGTVGNTPLIRLNSFSEETGCEILAKAEFLNPGGSVKDRAALYIIEDAEKKGLLKPGGTVVEGTAGNTGIGLAHICNAKGYKCLIIIPNTQSQEKIDALTALGAEVRPVPAVPYKDPNNYVKLSGRVAAELDNAIWANQFDNLANRLAHYETTGPEIWTQTDGKVDGWVASTGTGGTFAGVAMYLKDQNPAIKCVVADPLGSGLYSYIKTGEIKIEGNSITEGIGNSRVTANMEGAPADDAIQIDDHEALRVVYQLLRKDGLFMGGSTGINVAGAVALAKQLGPGHTIVTILCDSGSRYQSRIFNRDWLASKGLTVD, from the coding sequence ATGGATATCAAAAATGGCTTTGTAGGCACTGTTGGCAACACACCACTGATTCGTTTAAACAGTTTTAGTGAAGAAACAGGATGTGAAATCCTTGCTAAAGCAGAATTTCTCAATCCCGGTGGTTCAGTTAAAGACCGTGCAGCACTTTACATCATCGAAGACGCAGAAAAAAAAGGACTACTTAAACCAGGCGGAACCGTTGTAGAAGGAACTGCTGGTAATACTGGTATTGGATTAGCGCATATTTGCAATGCCAAAGGCTACAAATGCCTGATAATTATTCCTAACACCCAATCACAGGAAAAGATTGATGCACTCACAGCTTTGGGTGCAGAAGTCCGTCCCGTGCCGGCTGTACCTTACAAAGACCCAAATAACTACGTTAAACTTTCTGGGAGAGTTGCTGCGGAATTAGACAACGCAATTTGGGCAAATCAATTTGATAATTTAGCTAACCGCCTCGCTCACTACGAAACCACAGGCCCAGAAATTTGGACACAAACCGATGGTAAAGTTGATGGCTGGGTAGCTTCCACTGGTACTGGTGGCACATTTGCCGGTGTAGCCATGTATCTAAAAGACCAAAACCCCGCCATTAAATGCGTAGTAGCTGACCCATTAGGTAGCGGTTTATATAGTTATATCAAAACTGGAGAAATCAAGATAGAAGGAAATTCTATCACTGAAGGTATTGGTAACAGCCGTGTCACAGCTAATATGGAAGGCGCACCAGCTGACGATGCTATCCAAATAGATGACCATGAAGCTCTGCGGGTAGTTTACCAACTGCTGCGAAAAGATGGCTTATTCATGGGTGGTTCCACAGGTATTAATGTAGCAGGTGCTGTGGCTTTAGCGAAGCAATTGGGGCCTGGTCACACCATTGTTACCATATTGTGTGACAGTGGTTCTCGTTACCAATCCCGCATATTCAACCGCGATTGGCTTGCGTCCAAAGGACTAACTGTAGATTAG
- a CDS encoding WD40 repeat domain-containing protein, giving the protein MTDIQAWAFLVGCNQYLDYRTIVAPSFMCESKTSSLLAKAAGGDLTEIGRAYYREIHNSKVGDLTLVFRVIEATSENTGIEGQGVLKDSFGREIDLIEGIVFKGLLEDVVVEEEELEVIHEKLIYCYREFWDCMSPQRAVSLTDLTRPTVNNVEDELKNLKLIRLKPYIEKKEQSSIGDKFAARKNTKWVSLSTEEFPDEINSLAVSKDGSYVAIRYARTILVRNWNNKQTNIIKSERVLFGFDNTPIAISNNNQLIATAMVEGIDQNVVKVWNVKTGEERIIGEHLFNGLHRVKAVDFTPDSNIVASAGGDKNIKLWDVISERLELGTLIGHESEIRCIAISPDGKTLASGDGHGCIKLWDLVTRKNTRTITRKKYYEKPVNSLAFSPDSKFIVSGSDECDVTLLDGKTGKKILKFGEHSEPVNLVIFSPNGQMIASASDDCTIKLWDVQEKTEIAELKGHTKAVTSVSFSPDSQTLVSGSKDRTIRLWESSITTTGKSTGWG; this is encoded by the coding sequence ATGACAGATATTCAGGCTTGGGCTTTTCTAGTTGGGTGTAATCAATACCTTGACTATAGAACCATAGTTGCTCCCAGCTTTATGTGTGAATCAAAAACGTCAAGCCTACTAGCTAAAGCAGCAGGGGGAGACTTAACAGAAATTGGAAGGGCGTACTACCGTGAAATTCATAATTCTAAAGTGGGTGATTTAACTTTAGTGTTCCGTGTCATTGAAGCAACATCGGAGAATACAGGAATTGAAGGACAGGGAGTGTTGAAAGATTCATTTGGGAGAGAAATTGATTTAATAGAAGGTATTGTTTTTAAAGGATTATTGGAAGATGTTGTAGTTGAGGAAGAAGAACTGGAAGTAATTCACGAAAAGCTTATATACTGTTATCGTGAGTTTTGGGACTGCATGAGTCCTCAGCGTGCTGTTTCATTAACAGATTTAACGAGACCAACAGTAAACAATGTAGAAGATGAGTTGAAAAATCTTAAACTCATTCGACTTAAACCTTACATTGAAAAAAAAGAACAATCTTCTATAGGCGACAAATTTGCTGCTAGAAAAAATACAAAATGGGTAAGTTTATCTACGGAAGAATTCCCTGATGAAATAAATTCGCTAGCAGTTTCTAAAGACGGAAGCTATGTAGCTATTCGGTATGCAAGAACAATTCTGGTTAGAAATTGGAATAACAAACAGACAAATATCATAAAATCAGAAAGGGTACTATTTGGATTCGATAATACTCCTATAGCAATTAGCAATAATAATCAACTAATAGCAACTGCAATGGTTGAGGGCATAGATCAAAATGTTGTTAAAGTATGGAATGTGAAAACTGGAGAAGAAAGGATAATTGGGGAACATTTGTTTAATGGATTGCATAGAGTTAAAGCGGTAGATTTTACTCCAGATAGCAATATTGTTGCAAGTGCAGGAGGAGATAAAAATATTAAGCTATGGGATGTTATATCAGAAAGATTAGAGTTAGGAACCCTGATTGGACATGAAAGTGAAATTAGATGTATCGCAATTAGTCCAGATGGCAAAACTCTTGCTAGTGGCGATGGGCATGGATGTATTAAACTGTGGGATTTAGTAACTAGAAAGAATACTCGCACGATAACTAGAAAAAAATATTATGAAAAACCTGTTAATTCATTAGCTTTTAGTCCAGATAGTAAATTTATTGTTAGTGGTTCTGATGAATGTGACGTTACATTATTAGATGGAAAAACAGGCAAGAAGATTTTAAAATTTGGAGAACATTCAGAGCCAGTAAATTTAGTTATTTTTAGTCCTAATGGTCAAATGATTGCTAGTGCAAGTGACGACTGTACAATAAAACTTTGGGATGTTCAAGAGAAAACAGAAATTGCCGAACTAAAAGGACATACTAAAGCAGTAACATCAGTATCCTTCAGTCCTGATAGTCAAACTTTGGTAAGTGGAAGTAAAGATAGAACAATTAGATTATGGGAAAGTTCAATTACAACAACAGGGAAATCTACTGGTTGGGGCTAA
- a CDS encoding TniQ family protein: MPEEIYNFEAWINVVEPLPGESISHFLGRFERANLLTGYQVGREVGVGAIVTRWKKLYLNPFPTLQELEALARFVEVEVEKLKEMLPSQGMTMKPRPIKICAACYAEVPCHRIEWQYKDNMKCDRHNLRLLTKCTNCETPFPIPADWLQGECPRCFLPFAKMAKRQKLNS; encoded by the coding sequence ATGCCAGAAGAAATCTATAATTTTGAAGCATGGATCAATGTAGTTGAACCATTACCAGGGGAAAGTATAAGCCACTTTTTAGGTCGTTTTGAGAGAGCTAATTTACTAACTGGATATCAGGTTGGTAGAGAAGTGGGAGTTGGTGCAATAGTAACAAGATGGAAAAAACTGTACCTCAATCCATTTCCAACTCTACAAGAATTAGAGGCATTAGCAAGGTTTGTTGAGGTGGAAGTCGAGAAACTCAAAGAAATGCTGCCATCACAGGGGATGACTATGAAACCCCGCCCAATTAAAATATGTGCTGCTTGCTATGCAGAAGTACCTTGCCATCGAATTGAGTGGCAGTATAAGGACAACATGAAATGCGATCGCCACAATTTACGCTTGTTAACAAAATGTACTAACTGTGAGACTCCTTTCCCAATTCCCGCAGATTGGTTACAAGGTGAATGCCCTCGCTGTTTTTTACCTTTTGCAAAGATGGCGAAGCGTCAGAAGCTTAATAGCTAA